TCCCGCAGGTGTGGCGCGCGTACCTGCGCGGCCTGAACGAACCCGACCCGCTGAACCTGCGCCCGCTGCCCGGCGGGCTGGGCGTGCACCACACCCCGCACGGTCCGGTACCGCTCCCGGTGCCGCCCGGCCACCCGCTGCACCCGCACTGGCAGCGCTACCTTCGGGCCGCTGCGCCGCTCGCGCTGGTCCTGGGCGTGCTGCTGACCACCCCGCCGCGCCTGCGCGACCCACTGTTCCGACAGGCGGCCGCCGCGCTGCTGCGCGTGCAGGGCCCGCACCTGACCGCGCAGGGCTGGCTGGCCGCGCAGAAGCTGCCGCCCGCGCTGACCCACGCCCTGGCCACGCACGCCCTGAATGCCGGACTGCCCCCAGGGGTCGCGCCGCCGCTGTACGCGCTGATCCCGGCACTGGTCGGCGCGGACGTGTTCCGCCCGGCGGACGGCATGGAGGCGCTGCTGGACGCCCTGCTGACCTTCGGGCAGACGCGCGGCGTGCAGCTGCGCGAGCACACCCCGGTCACGCGACTGGACGGGCAGACCCTTACCCTCGCGGACGGCGAGACGGCGCGGCACGACCTGATCGTCAGTGCCCTCGACCCGCACCGGCTGGCCGCGCTGCGGGGCCGCCCAATTCCCTCGCCCGTCGCGCGGCGCACCGTCAGCGGCGTCGGCATGTACGCCGTCCTGCCGCGACCCGCCCCACTCCCCGCCACGAGCGTCCTGGCGCCCGGCAGTTTCGCGGCGTTCCACGCGCACGTCCGG
The Deinococcus sedimenti DNA segment above includes these coding regions:
- a CDS encoding phytoene desaturase family protein, which codes for MTRSVGTRTVGILGGGIAGLALAARLAHRGHAVTVYDRDRAGGKLRRLTLASESVDTGPSLFTFPQVWRAYLRGLNEPDPLNLRPLPGGLGVHHTPHGPVPLPVPPGHPLHPHWQRYLRAAAPLALVLGVLLTTPPRLRDPLFRQAAAALLRVQGPHLTAQGWLAAQKLPPALTHALATHALNAGLPPGVAPPLYALIPALVGADVFRPADGMEALLDALLTFGQTRGVQLREHTPVTRLDGQTLTLADGETARHDLIVSALDPHRLAALRGRPIPSPVARRTVSGVGMYAVLPRPAPLPATSVLAPGSFAAFHAHVRRGVLPPDTLTLVHAHGRQLSVLLATPATGEALTLDHPWVQAQLRRTEETLHAPDLVRNALDVATLAPDHYAQGGHPGGALYGPGLPAWRGGPLHPQPYRLRAGLWQVGTGVHPGGGIPALLGGVQIVDRLLQEAGW